The proteins below come from a single Rhinoraja longicauda isolate Sanriku21f chromosome 5, sRhiLon1.1, whole genome shotgun sequence genomic window:
- the tent5aa gene encoding LOW QUALITY PROTEIN: terminal nucleotidyltransferase 5A (The sequence of the model RefSeq protein was modified relative to this genomic sequence to represent the inferred CDS: inserted 1 base in 1 codon; deleted 5 bases in 4 codons) produces MADEKDNDKRNSSFNVLNWEQVQRLDRILTETIPIHGRGNFPTLEVKPRQIVQVVRSRLEEKRICVRDVRLNGSAASHVLHQHSGLGLRDLDLIFRVDLSGDKEFQTVKNVGAGLPVDFLPEGVNKEKITPLTLKEAYVQKMVKVCNDSDRWSLISLSNNSGKNVELKFVDSLRRQFEFSVDAFQINLDSLLLFYECSENPMSEHFHPTILGESVYGDFSQALEHLQQRLIATRNPEEIRGGGLLKYCNLLVRGFRAASESEMKGLQRYMCSRFFIDFSDIGEQQRKLESYLQNHFMGLEDRKYDYLLTLQRVVNESTVCLMGHERRQTLXLITTLAFRVLAEQNIIPNVANVTCYYQPAPNVSDANFNNYYIAHVQPVFPCQRHNYSTWLPCN; encoded by the exons ATGGCCGATGAAAAGGAC AACGATAAGCGCAATAGTAGTTTCAACGTGTTGAACTGGGAACAAGTGCAGCGGCTGGACAGGATCCTAACGGAGACCATCCCAATCCACGGGCGAGGGAACTTCCCGACGCTGGAGGTGAAGCCCAGGCAGATCGTCCAGGTGGTGCGTAGTCGCCTGGAGGAGAAGCGCATCTGTGTGCGGGATGTCAGGCTGAATGGCTCTGCCGCCAGCCACGTCCTCCACCAGCACAGCGGGCTGGGCTTA AGGGACCTGGACCTGATCTTCAGGGTCGACCTGAGCGGCGACAAGGAGTTCCAGACCGTCAAGAACGTGGGTGCTGGACTGCCTGTCGACTTCTTGCCCGAGGGGGTGAACAAGGAGAAGATCACACCCTTGACCCTGAAGGAAGCCTACGTGCAGAAGATGGTGAAGGTGTGCAACGACTCCGACCGCTGGAGCCTCATCTCCCTGTCCAACAACAGCGGCAAGAACGTCGAGCTGAAGTTCGTGGACTCCCTGCGCAGGCAGTTCGAGTTCAGCGTGGACGCTTTCCAGATCAACCTGGACTCCCTGCTGCTGTTCTACGAGTGCTCCGAGAACCCCATGTCCGAGCACTTCCACCCGACCATCCTGGGGGAGAGCGTGTACGGCGACTTCAGCCAGGCGCTGGAGCACCTGCAGCAGAGGCTGATCGCCACCAGGAACCCGGAGGAGATCAGGGGTGGGGGGCTGCTCAAATACTGCAACCTGCTGGTGAGGGGCTTCCGCGCCGCCTCCGAGAGCGAGATGAAGGGCCTGCAGAGGTACATGTGCTCCCGCTTCTTCATCGACTTCTCCGACATCGGAGAGCAGCAGCGCAAGCTGGAGTCCTACCTGCAGAACCACTTCATGGGGCTGGAGGACCGCAAGTACGACTACCTGCTCaccctgcagagggtggtgaacgagAGCACC GTCTGCCTGATGGGCCACGAGAGGAGGCAGACCC ACCTCATCACCACCCTGGCCTTCCGTGTGCTGGCCGAGCAGAACATCATC CCCAACGTGGCCAATGTCACCTGCTACTACCAGCCCGCACCCAATGTCTCAGACGCCAACTTCAACAACTACTACATCGCCCACGTTCAGCCCGTGTTCCCGTGTCAGCGGCACAACTACTCCACTTGGTTACCTTGCAACTGA